The following coding sequences are from one Streptomyces sp. NBC_00536 window:
- a CDS encoding polyprenyl synthetase family protein codes for MAERAAADSGVLGRLRLDDPEFESRLGEALAGAEKLLQDSARGADDPRIADLTGHLAAAGGKRMRPVLVLLGAEFGDPWRHGVLQAAVIAELVHLSSLYHDDVMDEAATRHGVPSANVRWGHRTAVFGGDWLLARSAQLAADLGPHALRLNAETAGRLVAGQLRELTGPAPDEDPVSHYFQVTAGKTAALLSMSLGIGALQAEAPEPYVRALTEYGEHLGAAFQIADDLLDLAAPAEATGKERGKDLLAGVPSLPVLLALADRDPGNAELRALLADGPVTDPAAHRRALELFTDAPATARAEAIMHQRLAVARDALGLLPRCTARRALDALCDFVAFRTS; via the coding sequence ATGGCCGAGCGGGCGGCGGCGGACAGCGGTGTGCTCGGCCGACTCCGCCTGGACGACCCGGAGTTCGAGAGCCGGCTGGGCGAGGCGCTGGCCGGTGCGGAGAAGCTGCTCCAGGACAGCGCCCGTGGCGCCGACGACCCCCGGATAGCCGACCTCACCGGGCACCTCGCCGCCGCCGGGGGCAAGCGGATGCGTCCGGTACTGGTCCTGCTCGGCGCCGAGTTCGGCGACCCGTGGCGCCACGGAGTGCTCCAGGCGGCCGTCATCGCCGAACTGGTCCACCTCTCCTCGCTCTACCACGACGACGTCATGGACGAGGCCGCGACCCGGCACGGCGTCCCCAGCGCCAACGTGCGCTGGGGACACCGCACGGCGGTGTTCGGCGGCGACTGGCTGCTCGCCAGGTCCGCCCAGCTCGCCGCCGACCTCGGACCGCACGCCCTGCGGCTGAACGCGGAGACCGCCGGGCGGCTCGTGGCCGGACAGCTGCGCGAGCTGACCGGACCCGCCCCCGACGAGGACCCGGTCAGCCACTACTTCCAGGTGACCGCGGGCAAGACGGCCGCCCTGCTGTCGATGTCGCTGGGCATCGGCGCGCTCCAGGCCGAGGCGCCCGAACCGTACGTCCGCGCCCTGACGGAGTACGGGGAGCACCTCGGCGCCGCCTTCCAGATCGCCGACGACCTCCTCGACCTGGCCGCACCGGCCGAGGCCACCGGCAAGGAGCGGGGCAAGGACCTGCTGGCAGGCGTGCCGAGCCTGCCGGTCCTGCTCGCCCTGGCCGACCGGGATCCCGGCAACGCGGAGCTGCGGGCCCTGCTCGCCGACGGCCCGGTGACCGACCCGGCCGCGCACCGCCGGGCCCTGGAGCTGTTCACCGACGCACCCGCCACGGCCCGCGCCGAGGCGATCATGCACCAGCGGCTGGCGGTCGCCCGGGACGCGCTCGGGCTCCTTCCGCGCTGCACGGCACGCCGGGCGCTGGACGCCCTCTGCGACTTCGTCGCGTTCAGAACCAGCTGA